Proteins encoded by one window of Mesorhizobium sp. INR15:
- a CDS encoding peroxiredoxin: MADLNLGDPAPQFDLPRDGGGSVSLAASSGKPVVLYFYPQDDTTSCTQEAISFSQLKPEFEKAGAVVIGLSPDTVKKHDKFKSKYNLTIDLAADEERKVIEAYHLWVEKSMYGRNYMGVERATFLIGRDGRIARIWRKVRVKGHAEEVLEAVRAL; the protein is encoded by the coding sequence ATGGCTGACCTCAACCTAGGCGATCCTGCACCGCAATTCGACCTCCCGCGAGATGGCGGCGGATCAGTCAGCCTTGCCGCATCCTCCGGCAAGCCCGTTGTGCTCTATTTCTATCCGCAAGACGACACAACAAGCTGCACGCAAGAGGCCATCAGCTTTTCGCAGCTGAAGCCGGAATTCGAGAAGGCAGGCGCCGTCGTGATCGGCCTGTCGCCCGACACGGTCAAGAAGCACGACAAGTTCAAGTCGAAATACAATCTCACCATCGATCTCGCCGCCGACGAGGAGCGCAAGGTGATCGAGGCCTACCATCTGTGGGTCGAGAAATCGATGTATGGCCGCAACTACATGGGTGTCGAGCGCGCGACATTCCTGATCGGCCGCGATGGGCGGATCGCCAGGATCTGGCGCAAGGTTCGGGTCAAGGGCCATGCGGAAGAGGTTCTGGAAGCTGTCCGCGCCCTTTGA
- a CDS encoding M23 family metallopeptidase yields MNVTGQSAVFGRRKEPHTVIIARGNEIRHFTVRPWLVAVLGSALAAIAIGYLLATSYLVLRDDLIGATTARQARMQQAYEDRISALRAQVDRITSRQLLDQRLMETKVSELIERQSQLSQRHGRLGPLLERAENEVGTAPVADPAAVAKPDKRAEVTGSISQAPQNYAVASLSANPGDGDTRPFSLWSTRSEPLPNDSAADRADKLFVSINQSLKSIESEQLTRISTLADNAYKNADAITQALEAAGLPVDSDFGKSDAGGPLIPLDSSMIFDSKVKELDEALDTLDELKKEARQLPLTNPAPGHSVTSPFGVRTDPILGTAALHSGMDFRAPIGMSAKVTAPGIVTKAGWNGGYGRMVEVDHGNGFATRYGHLSEIDVTVGQKLDAGAIIGKTGSSGRSTGPHLHYEVRHNGEAIDPLRFLTVGRKVAQYL; encoded by the coding sequence GTGAACGTAACCGGTCAGTCAGCAGTATTCGGCAGGCGCAAGGAGCCCCATACGGTCATCATCGCCCGGGGCAATGAAATCAGGCACTTTACGGTAAGACCCTGGCTGGTCGCGGTTCTCGGCTCCGCCCTGGCGGCGATCGCTATTGGCTACCTCCTGGCAACCTCCTATCTCGTGCTGCGCGACGACCTGATCGGCGCGACCACGGCGCGCCAGGCGCGCATGCAGCAGGCCTATGAGGACCGTATTTCGGCGCTTCGCGCGCAGGTCGACCGCATCACCAGCCGGCAATTGCTCGACCAGCGGCTGATGGAAACCAAGGTCAGCGAATTGATCGAACGCCAGAGCCAGCTGAGCCAGCGCCATGGCCGTCTCGGGCCACTGCTCGAGCGCGCCGAGAACGAGGTCGGAACGGCACCCGTCGCGGATCCGGCCGCGGTTGCAAAACCGGACAAACGCGCGGAAGTGACCGGCAGCATCAGCCAGGCTCCGCAAAACTATGCGGTCGCCAGTCTGAGCGCCAATCCGGGCGACGGCGACACAAGGCCGTTCTCGCTTTGGTCGACCCGCTCCGAGCCGCTGCCAAATGATTCCGCCGCCGATCGCGCCGACAAATTGTTCGTGTCGATCAACCAGTCCCTGAAATCGATCGAGAGCGAGCAGCTGACCCGCATCAGCACGCTTGCCGACAACGCCTACAAGAATGCCGACGCCATCACACAGGCGCTGGAGGCCGCCGGCCTGCCGGTGGACAGCGACTTTGGCAAGAGCGATGCCGGCGGCCCGCTGATTCCGCTCGACAGCTCGATGATCTTCGACAGCAAGGTCAAGGAGCTCGACGAGGCGCTGGACACGCTCGATGAGCTCAAGAAGGAAGCGCGCCAGCTGCCGCTCACCAACCCTGCCCCCGGCCATTCCGTGACCAGCCCGTTCGGGGTGCGCACCGACCCTATCCTGGGTACAGCCGCGCTGCATTCCGGCATGGATTTCAGGGCACCGATCGGCATGTCCGCCAAGGTCACAGCGCCCGGCATCGTCACCAAGGCCGGTTGGAACGGCGGTTACGGCCGCATGGTGGAAGTCGACCACGGCAATGGTTTCGCGACACGCTATGGCCATTTGAGCGAGATCGACGTGACCGTCGGTCAGAAGCTCGATGCCGGCGCCATCATCGGCAAGACCGGCAGCAGTGGCCGCTCGACCGGTCCGCATCTGCATTACGAGGTTCGCCACAACGGTGAGGCGATCGATCCGTTGCGCTTCCTGACCGTCGGCAGGAAAGTCGCGCAGTATCTGTAA
- a CDS encoding M20 family metallopeptidase: MTGAAAAPIAADIDTGILDRMIEIRRHLHRNPELSNQEANTQRYLRRMLAGEGIADVRDVAGYGLAVDIVGTGAPSNRKLAIRVDIDALPIEEESGVEFASINPGVMHACGHDAHASMGFAAAAHLHRSRADFGGTVRLIFQPAEEDEPSGGRRVVEEGLLDDVDAAICIHVDPYTPSGKVAVASGPYTLACDTFDIVVTGSAAHAAKPYEGVDAIAVACSIVGELQKIVSREIDPYDPLVISVTTIQGGSAYNVIAGRVTLKGTIRSGSDATREHAWRRVRAVSEGIAASHGASAQVDLHKGEPGVVNDVEMTELIVASAKACIGADNVLSTPGWTIADDFGYYSEKRPSVYFRLGIRNEEVGSVFPLHHARFRVDEAALKIGAATLASAATMFLSMRGEEFA; encoded by the coding sequence ATGACAGGCGCTGCCGCAGCGCCCATCGCGGCCGATATCGACACGGGAATTCTCGATCGGATGATCGAGATCCGCCGCCATCTGCACCGCAATCCCGAGTTGTCGAACCAGGAAGCGAACACGCAGCGCTATTTGCGGCGGATGCTGGCTGGTGAAGGCATCGCTGATGTTCGTGATGTCGCGGGCTACGGTCTGGCGGTTGACATCGTTGGCACAGGCGCACCGTCGAACCGCAAACTGGCCATCCGTGTCGACATCGATGCCTTGCCTATCGAGGAGGAATCCGGAGTCGAATTCGCGTCGATCAACCCCGGCGTGATGCACGCCTGCGGTCATGACGCCCACGCGTCGATGGGCTTTGCGGCTGCCGCGCATCTTCACCGATCAAGGGCTGATTTTGGCGGTACGGTGCGGCTCATCTTCCAGCCGGCCGAGGAGGACGAGCCGTCAGGCGGGAGACGTGTGGTGGAGGAGGGGCTTCTCGACGACGTCGATGCCGCGATCTGCATTCATGTCGATCCCTATACACCATCCGGCAAGGTCGCGGTCGCCTCCGGTCCATACACACTTGCCTGCGATACGTTTGATATTGTCGTCACAGGCTCGGCCGCGCATGCGGCGAAGCCCTATGAAGGTGTCGACGCGATTGCCGTGGCGTGCTCCATCGTGGGCGAACTGCAGAAGATCGTCTCACGCGAGATCGATCCTTACGATCCCCTGGTCATATCGGTGACGACCATCCAGGGCGGCAGCGCCTACAATGTGATCGCTGGCAGGGTCACGCTGAAAGGGACCATCCGCAGCGGCAGCGATGCAACCCGCGAGCACGCTTGGCGCCGCGTCCGCGCGGTATCGGAGGGAATAGCGGCGAGCCACGGCGCCAGTGCTCAGGTCGACCTTCACAAGGGCGAGCCAGGCGTCGTCAACGATGTCGAGATGACAGAGCTGATTGTCGCCAGCGCCAAAGCCTGCATCGGGGCCGACAATGTTCTCAGCACACCGGGTTGGACCATTGCGGACGACTTTGGCTACTACAGCGAGAAGCGCCCGTCGGTCTATTTCCGGCTGGGGATTCGTAACGAAGAGGTCGGGTCGGTCTTTCCGCTTCACCACGCCCGGTTTCGTGTCGATGAAGCCGCTTTGAAAATCGGTGCCGCCACTTTGGCTTCAGCGGCGACGATGTTCCTGTCGATGCGGGGGGAAGAATTCGCCTGA
- a CDS encoding M24 family metallopeptidase — MIELPFARDEYQQRLRKIRAEMARRGLELLVVNDVANQHYITGYDGWSFYTPQVVLVPLEEIEPVWIGRAMDAAGGLLTAWMKPENVVGFPEDHVQRADRHPMDWIAAWIVANGWGTRHIGIELEAYYFSPKAHARLVAGLPNAKWHDADLLVNWIRAVKSAPEIDYLRKASTLAEAAVTRAFEVIAPGVRECDAIAAIQAAQIAGSPDFAGDITALPPTILGGENASAPHIMWSDRRFGDNETIALELAGVCRRYAAGLARTMQLGKTPANVSDTAKAVIEGMDAVLDAVRPGTTAEAVEAAWRKVIQRYGLKKESRIGYSIGVAYPPDWGEHTISLRQGDKTVLVSGNVVHSILGMWMDGWGIEISETILVTETGNETLTKFPREIHVKS; from the coding sequence ATGATCGAACTGCCATTCGCGCGCGACGAGTATCAGCAGCGGCTTCGAAAGATCCGTGCCGAGATGGCGAGGCGCGGCCTCGAACTGCTTGTCGTCAACGACGTTGCCAACCAGCACTACATCACCGGCTATGATGGCTGGTCCTTCTACACGCCCCAGGTGGTGCTCGTTCCGCTCGAGGAGATCGAGCCGGTCTGGATAGGGCGCGCGATGGATGCCGCGGGCGGCCTTCTGACGGCCTGGATGAAGCCCGAGAATGTCGTCGGTTTCCCCGAGGATCACGTTCAGCGCGCAGATCGCCATCCCATGGACTGGATTGCTGCCTGGATCGTCGCGAACGGCTGGGGCACCAGGCATATCGGCATCGAACTCGAAGCCTATTATTTCTCGCCAAAAGCGCATGCCAGGCTCGTCGCCGGACTTCCCAATGCAAAATGGCATGATGCCGATCTCCTGGTGAACTGGATACGCGCCGTCAAATCGGCACCCGAGATCGACTATCTGCGCAAGGCATCGACCTTGGCCGAAGCAGCGGTCACGCGAGCCTTCGAAGTCATCGCGCCAGGGGTTCGCGAGTGCGACGCCATCGCCGCCATCCAGGCGGCCCAGATCGCCGGCAGCCCCGATTTCGCCGGCGACATCACCGCGCTTCCCCCGACAATCCTCGGCGGTGAGAATGCATCCGCGCCGCACATCATGTGGAGCGACAGGCGGTTCGGAGACAACGAGACGATCGCTCTGGAACTCGCCGGCGTCTGCCGCCGCTATGCCGCCGGGCTCGCGCGGACCATGCAACTCGGCAAGACGCCGGCAAATGTTTCGGACACGGCAAAGGCGGTGATCGAAGGCATGGACGCGGTGCTCGATGCGGTAAGGCCAGGAACGACAGCCGAAGCGGTCGAAGCCGCCTGGCGCAAGGTAATTCAACGCTACGGTCTCAAGAAAGAGTCGCGCATCGGCTATTCCATCGGCGTTGCCTATCCCCCGGACTGGGGCGAACACACGATCAGTCTGAGGCAAGGGGACAAGACAGTGCTTGTATCAGGCAACGTCGTTCACTCCATCCTCGGCATGTGGATGGATGGCTGGGGCATCGAGATCAGTGAAACCATCCTGGTCACCGAAACTGGCAACGAGACCCTGACCAAATTTCCCAGGGAGATTCATGTCAAATCCTGA
- a CDS encoding ROK family transcriptional regulator yields MALRGTNQEFGRPYNRRIVLESIRLHGPIARGDIASRVGLTVQTVSTIVRELEEHGYILSLREEPKGRGLPPATLRINPEGGYAVGVHITPLGINAALINLSGDVIESSYREAPNATPDHAFELIAAMVVDLTRLRAGGRVLGVGMALPGPFGVESMSFVGPTTMTGWKDVALRERLAASTGLPAFFETDMAAAAMGERLYGLGAQYSEYYYLYFGVGLGGVMVHDGSVLRGAWGNAGEVGHIPVVPGGEPCPCGNSGCLERYLSLEALRRWNGSEADWVSEVAPIFHNAIAIIENLFDPETVILGGLASIDLLERLAGSTAHLHNSVSARNDRTTPRIVVARGGQHSVMRGAAALAVSGVLSPRFGQIFTADRERGRDLLTGKEIAA; encoded by the coding sequence ATGGCACTGCGGGGGACCAATCAGGAATTCGGGCGGCCGTACAACCGGCGCATCGTGCTTGAGTCCATCCGCCTTCATGGCCCGATCGCGCGCGGCGATATCGCAAGCCGGGTCGGGCTCACTGTCCAGACCGTGTCGACCATTGTCCGCGAGCTGGAAGAGCACGGCTACATCCTTTCCCTGCGCGAAGAGCCGAAAGGGCGCGGCTTGCCGCCGGCAACACTCAGGATCAATCCCGAGGGCGGCTATGCCGTCGGTGTCCACATCACGCCGCTTGGCATCAACGCCGCGCTGATCAATCTCAGCGGCGACGTTATCGAAAGCAGTTACCGCGAAGCTCCAAACGCTACGCCCGACCACGCGTTCGAGTTGATCGCGGCCATGGTCGTCGACCTGACCAGATTGCGGGCAGGAGGACGCGTTCTCGGCGTCGGCATGGCCCTGCCCGGCCCGTTCGGTGTCGAGTCCATGAGCTTTGTCGGTCCAACCACCATGACCGGCTGGAAAGACGTGGCGCTGCGCGAGCGGCTGGCGGCCTCGACCGGGCTGCCGGCGTTTTTCGAGACCGACATGGCCGCCGCCGCCATGGGCGAGCGCCTTTATGGGCTGGGCGCTCAGTATTCCGAATATTACTATCTCTATTTCGGCGTCGGCCTCGGCGGCGTGATGGTGCATGACGGCAGCGTGCTGCGTGGTGCCTGGGGCAATGCCGGCGAAGTCGGGCACATTCCTGTCGTCCCCGGCGGCGAGCCCTGTCCTTGCGGCAACAGCGGCTGCCTCGAAAGATATCTCTCGCTTGAAGCGCTGCGGCGCTGGAATGGCAGCGAAGCCGACTGGGTAAGCGAGGTCGCCCCCATCTTCCACAACGCCATCGCCATTATCGAGAACCTGTTCGACCCAGAGACCGTCATCTTGGGCGGGCTGGCTTCCATCGACCTGCTCGAACGCCTTGCCGGCTCCACCGCCCACCTGCACAACTCCGTCTCCGCGCGAAACGACCGCACGACACCACGGATCGTCGTCGCACGCGGCGGCCAGCACTCGGTGATGCGTGGGGCCGCCGCACTTGCCGTTTCGGGTGTGCTCTCGCCACGCTTCGGCCAGATATTCACCGCCGACCGCGAACGCGGTCGCGATCTTCTGACAGGTAAGGAGATTGCAGCATGA
- a CDS encoding ATP-binding cassette domain-containing protein, whose translation MSEPLLVLDNVTKNYGAIEALKGISFSISRGEVVALLGDNGAGKSTLVKIIAGGLEPTSGRMLFEGKEFLARSPAEAKAAGIETVYQDLSLCTNVDVVANFFMGREITRKVLGIPVLDERAMEHVVEKALASAGTRIPSLRANVEHLSGGQRQAIELNRFVHWGGKLVLLDEPFAALGVEQTRRGLDMIRQVASQGIGVVIITHIMQQAFQVADRIVVIRQGVVAGDVARNKTSPDAVINMITGETLAGAGPAG comes from the coding sequence ATGAGTGAACCTCTGCTGGTGCTTGACAATGTGACCAAGAACTATGGCGCGATCGAAGCGCTGAAGGGGATCAGCTTCTCGATCAGCCGCGGCGAAGTCGTGGCGTTGCTGGGTGACAACGGCGCCGGCAAGTCAACGCTGGTCAAGATCATTGCCGGCGGCCTCGAGCCGACCTCCGGCCGCATGCTGTTCGAGGGCAAGGAGTTCCTGGCCAGATCCCCGGCCGAGGCCAAGGCGGCCGGTATCGAAACCGTCTACCAGGACCTCTCGCTCTGCACCAATGTTGACGTCGTGGCCAATTTCTTCATGGGCCGCGAAATCACTAGGAAGGTTCTTGGCATTCCCGTGCTTGATGAGCGCGCGATGGAGCACGTGGTCGAAAAGGCACTGGCCAGCGCCGGCACCCGCATCCCGTCGCTGCGCGCCAATGTCGAACACCTCTCGGGCGGCCAGCGGCAAGCCATCGAACTCAACCGGTTCGTCCACTGGGGCGGCAAGCTGGTGCTTCTCGACGAGCCGTTCGCGGCACTCGGCGTCGAGCAGACGCGGCGCGGTCTCGACATGATCCGCCAGGTGGCGAGCCAGGGCATCGGTGTCGTCATCATCACCCACATCATGCAACAGGCCTTTCAGGTCGCCGACCGGATCGTGGTGATCCGCCAAGGCGTCGTGGCAGGCGATGTCGCACGCAACAAGACAAGTCCCGATGCGGTGATCAACATGATCACCGGTGAGACGCTTGCCGGTGCCGGACCGGCAGGTTGA
- a CDS encoding sugar ABC transporter substrate-binding protein: protein MKRILLALFGILALAFATLMPAFAQSKGTVYYMVPTLLDEFQTGSVSALELFLKQVGYEMKTLNADNKTDAQQSQMNDVIALKPSAIILAAVDFNALKPSIEAARAAGIPVVEFDRQITSTPSDFTSVAGTIEIGYVAADQAEKLLKAKNGSVKGKVLQVLGDPGDPYTLDIQKGFEEKMKAFPDVKIISLPAMQWEASNAGTIVADQMLANPDIDLIFSHAAHLSVAAVASLESAGKKPGDVMLMSSNGAPVGLDLIRKGWLNVEVEQPLYAQAAAVAMFMDKIAKKEEIKPGEYDVLGLKSTVTKETWGPNIKIPGAAITKENVDNPAFWGNQKPPTDTVKSVE, encoded by the coding sequence ATGAAGCGAATACTTCTTGCTCTCTTCGGTATCCTGGCACTGGCCTTTGCCACGCTTATGCCGGCATTCGCGCAGTCCAAGGGAACCGTCTATTACATGGTGCCGACATTGCTCGATGAGTTCCAGACCGGCTCGGTGAGCGCGCTGGAGCTGTTCCTGAAGCAGGTCGGCTATGAGATGAAGACGCTGAACGCCGACAACAAGACCGACGCGCAGCAGTCGCAGATGAACGACGTCATTGCGCTGAAGCCGTCCGCGATCATCCTGGCCGCCGTCGATTTCAACGCGCTGAAACCATCCATCGAAGCAGCGCGCGCCGCCGGTATTCCGGTGGTCGAGTTCGACCGTCAGATTACCTCGACACCCTCCGACTTCACGTCGGTCGCGGGAACCATCGAGATCGGCTATGTCGCCGCTGATCAAGCCGAGAAGCTTCTGAAGGCCAAGAACGGCTCGGTGAAAGGCAAGGTCCTGCAGGTGCTGGGTGACCCCGGCGATCCCTACACGCTCGACATCCAGAAGGGCTTTGAGGAGAAGATGAAGGCGTTCCCGGACGTCAAGATCATCTCGCTTCCGGCCATGCAGTGGGAAGCCAGCAACGCCGGCACCATTGTTGCGGACCAGATGCTTGCCAACCCCGATATCGACCTGATCTTCAGCCATGCCGCTCACCTGTCGGTCGCTGCCGTCGCCTCGCTTGAGTCCGCCGGCAAGAAGCCGGGCGATGTGATGCTGATGAGCTCGAACGGCGCGCCGGTCGGCCTCGACCTGATCCGCAAGGGTTGGCTCAATGTCGAAGTCGAGCAGCCGCTCTACGCCCAAGCCGCCGCGGTTGCCATGTTCATGGACAAGATCGCCAAGAAGGAAGAAATCAAGCCCGGCGAATATGACGTGCTCGGTTTGAAATCGACCGTAACCAAGGAGACCTGGGGCCCGAACATCAAGATCCCGGGTGCCGCGATCACCAAGGAAAATGTCGACAATCCGGCCTTCTGGGGCAACCAGAAGCCGCCGACGGATACCGTCAAGTCGGTCGAATAG